The Mycobacterium seoulense genome has a window encoding:
- a CDS encoding Acg family FMN-binding oxidoreductase yields MNTRFPDAGTVRTVLSLASRAPSVHNSQPWRWRVDAASLHLYSDESRRLPHIDPDGRDLMLSCGAALHHCVVALAAVGWLSKVTRFPNPADPTHLAAIEVSPHRADSVDIALAAAIPRRRTDRRYYSSWPVQVGDVALMAARAARSGVTLCQVEDLDKLRTIVAQSVQEHLNQDYLAELTAWSGRYASVAGVPARNTPVPDQAAKIPGRFFAGPVLPMPPDSSSADDNAVVLALGTRNDDRLAQLRAGEATSVVLLTATSLGLVSCPVTEPLETPGTRAEVQSDIFGDSSCPQMLLRVGWAPINADPLPATPRRPLADFVEWTVDHQHQAAG; encoded by the coding sequence ATGAACACCCGATTTCCGGATGCCGGCACGGTCCGGACGGTCTTGAGTTTGGCATCCCGGGCACCCTCGGTGCACAACTCCCAACCCTGGCGGTGGCGGGTGGACGCGGCGAGTCTGCACCTCTACTCCGACGAGAGCCGGCGACTGCCCCACATCGACCCGGACGGCCGGGACCTGATGTTGAGTTGCGGTGCGGCCCTGCATCACTGCGTCGTCGCGCTGGCGGCGGTCGGGTGGCTTTCCAAGGTGACCCGGTTCCCGAATCCGGCCGACCCCACGCACCTTGCGGCGATCGAAGTTTCGCCGCACCGCGCCGACTCCGTCGACATTGCGCTGGCCGCGGCGATTCCGCGGCGGCGCACGGACCGGCGTTACTACAGCTCCTGGCCGGTGCAGGTGGGTGACGTCGCCCTGATGGCGGCGCGGGCGGCTCGCAGTGGGGTGACGCTCTGTCAGGTCGAAGACCTCGACAAGCTTCGGACGATCGTCGCCCAATCCGTCCAGGAGCACCTGAACCAGGACTATCTCGCCGAGCTCACGGCGTGGAGTGGCCGCTACGCGTCGGTGGCCGGCGTTCCCGCCCGCAACACGCCCGTGCCGGATCAGGCCGCGAAGATCCCGGGTCGGTTCTTCGCCGGCCCCGTGCTGCCGATGCCGCCCGACTCGTCATCGGCCGACGACAACGCCGTCGTCCTGGCATTGGGGACCCGCAACGACGACCGCCTGGCCCAGCTGCGTGCCGGTGAGGCGACCAGCGTCGTGCTGCTCACCGCGACGTCGCTGGGGCTGGTGAGTTGCCCGGTCACCGAACCGTTGGAGACGCCCGGAACGCGCGCCGAGGTGCAATCCGACATCTTCGGCGACAGCAGCTGTCCGCAGATGCTGCTCCGGGTGGGTTGGGCACCGATCAACGCCGACCCCTTACCGGCGACACCGCGGCGTCCGCTCGCCGACTTCGTCGAGTGGACGGTCGACCATCAGCACCAGGCCGCCGGCTGA
- a CDS encoding Rv1733c family protein: METTFTWDPRRWQVARVFGRNPLLRRTDRIEALAVLVALVVSLIAVPVAGVVGAVTYGARERVYTQEAHDRHRVTATVADSRVEDLGVTVVQAKWPGRNGERSGTLDLTEPARAGGTVEIWVDRDGEPVVAPTPAWLAAAEAVGVAVVTALGMTMAMAALLAIVRSALDRARDALWERDIELLAEAW; encoded by the coding sequence ATGGAGACGACATTCACTTGGGACCCACGCCGTTGGCAGGTCGCTCGCGTTTTCGGCCGTAACCCGTTGCTTCGTCGCACGGACCGCATCGAAGCGCTGGCCGTCCTGGTCGCGCTGGTCGTGAGCCTGATCGCCGTCCCCGTCGCCGGTGTGGTCGGCGCGGTGACCTACGGCGCGCGGGAGCGGGTCTACACACAAGAGGCGCACGATCGGCACCGCGTCACGGCAACGGTCGCCGACTCCCGGGTCGAGGACTTGGGCGTGACCGTCGTGCAGGCGAAGTGGCCGGGACGCAACGGCGAGCGCAGCGGAACACTGGACCTCACCGAACCCGCCAGGGCGGGCGGGACCGTCGAAATCTGGGTGGACCGGGACGGCGAACCGGTGGTCGCACCCACCCCGGCCTGGCTCGCCGCCGCGGAGGCGGTCGGCGTGGCCGTGGTGACGGCGCTGGGAATGACCATGGCGATGGCGGCACTCCTGGCCATCGTCCGGTCGGCGCTGGATCGAGCTCGCGACGCCCTGTGGGAGCGCGACATCGAACTGCTCGCCGAGGCCTGGTAG
- a CDS encoding 4Fe-4S dicluster domain-containing protein — translation MSRYGENSGAATLDAVGLHRLVEVLIERGYRVIGPTLRDDAIVLDQLDSAADLPRGWGVDVAPGHYRVRRRDDDAAFGHSSGPQSWKQFLHPPRRRLWSGGRDGFSTADSDEEVPRYAFLGVRGCDLAAIATLDRVLGRGEFPDNSFVRRHRQIFVVAVNCTEPGGLCFCASMGTGPAAGPGYDLSLTERPDADGVTYVVEVGTEEGADVLAAVPHRVAEDAEIGSAHAAVQAASQRMGRQMPDTDLRDLLLRSRESPQWEEVASRCLTCGNCTMVCPTCYCTSTEDVSDLTGEHAERWQHWASCYEFDFTYVHGGGSVRQSPESRYRHWITHKLGTWHDQFDMSGCVGCGRCIAWCPTGIDITEEMNKMARDD, via the coding sequence ATGAGCCGATACGGCGAAAATTCCGGTGCCGCAACGTTGGACGCAGTCGGGCTGCACCGCCTTGTCGAGGTCCTGATCGAGCGCGGATACCGCGTCATCGGTCCGACGTTGCGGGACGACGCCATCGTCCTCGACCAACTGGACTCCGCCGCGGACCTGCCGCGGGGATGGGGCGTCGACGTGGCCCCCGGGCATTACCGGGTGCGCCGGCGCGACGACGACGCGGCATTCGGGCACTCGTCGGGGCCCCAGTCCTGGAAGCAGTTCCTGCACCCGCCGCGGCGCCGGCTGTGGTCCGGCGGCCGGGACGGGTTCAGCACCGCCGATTCCGACGAGGAGGTTCCGCGGTACGCATTCCTGGGAGTGCGCGGGTGCGACCTGGCCGCGATCGCGACGCTCGACCGCGTCCTCGGCCGCGGCGAGTTCCCCGACAACTCCTTCGTCCGCCGGCATCGGCAGATCTTCGTGGTCGCGGTGAATTGCACGGAGCCGGGCGGCCTGTGCTTCTGCGCCTCGATGGGCACCGGCCCCGCGGCCGGGCCGGGATACGACTTGTCCCTGACCGAGCGGCCCGACGCAGACGGTGTGACCTACGTGGTCGAGGTCGGCACCGAAGAGGGTGCCGACGTCCTTGCGGCCGTTCCCCATCGGGTCGCCGAGGATGCGGAGATCGGTTCGGCGCACGCCGCCGTGCAGGCCGCTTCGCAGCGGATGGGCCGCCAGATGCCGGATACCGACCTGCGCGACCTGCTGCTACGTTCGCGCGAGTCGCCGCAGTGGGAGGAGGTCGCCAGTCGCTGCCTGACGTGCGGCAACTGCACGATGGTGTGCCCCACCTGCTACTGCACCAGCACCGAAGACGTCAGCGACCTGACCGGCGAGCATGCCGAGCGCTGGCAGCACTGGGCGTCGTGCTACGAGTTCGACTTCACCTACGTGCACGGCGGAGGCAGCGTGCGCCAGTCCCCGGAATCGCGCTACCGGCACTGGATCACCCACAAGCTGGGCACCTGGCACGACCAGTTCGACATGTCCGGCTGTGTCGGCTGCGGGCGCTGCATCGCCTGGTGTCCCACCGGGATCGACATCACCGAAGAGATGAACAAGATGGCCCGCGATGACTGA